The following coding sequences lie in one Arachis ipaensis cultivar K30076 chromosome B05, Araip1.1, whole genome shotgun sequence genomic window:
- the LOC107643990 gene encoding uncharacterized protein LOC107643990 (The sequence of the model RefSeq protein was modified relative to this genomic sequence to represent the inferred CDS: added 58 bases not found in genome assembly): MSQQEYGYAIELYLDPALENQVLKAWNALARRQISTHLIDMASRPHITLFSFPSSSLDPSKFDSILEPFASKQEPLPLSFSSIGSLSGDSNLLFLSPTPTLSLLQLHSQLSDALRKEGVEVPADYSVDNWIPHCSVAKHVPKPRMAEGFSVLRDLKLPVTGYAVDIALVEFSPVRELFSFVLGTALGS; this comes from the exons ATGTCGCAACAAGAATACGGTTACGCCATCGAACTCTACTTGGACCCGGCGCTGGAGAACCAGGTCCTGAAAGCATGGAACGCCCTCGCCCGCCGCCAAATCAGCACTCACCT GACCCTTCCAAATTCGACTCCATCCTCGAACCCTTCGCTTCAAAGCAAGAGCCTCTTCCcctctccttctcctccatcgGCTCTCTCTCCGGCGACTCCAacctcctctttctctctcccacTCCCACGCTTTCCCTCTTGCAGCTCCACTCTCAGCTCTCCGATGCCTTGAGGAAAGAAGGCGTTGAGGTTCCCGCTGACTATTCCGTTGACAATTGGATCCCTCATTGCTCCGTTGCCAAGCACGTTCCCAAGCCCAGAATGGCCGAAGGATTCTCTGTTTTGAGGGATTTGAAGCTTCCTGTTACTGGCTATGCTGTTGACATTGCCCTCGTCGAGTTTTCGCCCGTTCGCGAGCTCTTCTCCTTTGTTCTTGGCACTGCTCTTGGATCTTGA